In the genome of Aridibaculum aurantiacum, one region contains:
- a CDS encoding caspase family protein yields MKTAVFLLLVLCMPVVLKAQKKHALIIGIDNYYERRGVVSKNISLKGCVNDAMAIKGLLMNRFGFKENEIQTVYNEEATKDNILSKFISLANVCGKDDVVFIYYAGHGVTLWNSYSPKDGKNQGILASDLYSKTSSLIRDNDLKTFVNKMIDKKAVVTFINDCCFAGGLTKAAPIREIDTVGRMRSIRYVHKEHEDEEDREIEEAMKDTLLSRALPATNVDIKDKTIVQRPEDKKNSRFLFFAAATDYEESNERLDLNNIPHGAFTAAFIHVMKKMPVSATSTEILNNINKELTRQYIFGLQKPLMYGDPNRYNMNLLGSNLPALSNKTLVSVTAINQNQIILSGGASAGLARGNTLAGTGSKKAIKLRVDALAGLTAAKATITYGSAASIKVGDQFEVTGWHTVSLPRLKVYLPASPSLHAFNRFVSQVIQPAIYDEQYKDYNQVPGDYSFNIYFSKDKWQSIQQQLAPIDRGTYKVKSYKTINESKASFAVNSIDFKKLKQEVSKLDYFIYLPLPAEVSARLKSNLASNQNIQFVNNPSEADVSFYATVERATGGLIFLVSKEIIGEKFLDGGHMRERHSHRIEGYNIKQDAVNKLAVDLQNLLLLSASYKGWLNEYARSTNR; encoded by the coding sequence ATGAAGACGGCTGTGTTTTTACTACTAGTACTTTGCATGCCTGTAGTGCTAAAGGCACAAAAGAAACATGCACTCATCATTGGTATTGATAACTACTATGAAAGAAGGGGAGTAGTAAGTAAAAACATTAGCCTGAAAGGATGTGTGAACGATGCAATGGCTATTAAAGGATTATTGATGAATCGTTTTGGGTTCAAGGAAAATGAAATACAAACGGTATATAATGAAGAAGCCACAAAAGACAATATTTTAAGCAAGTTCATTTCGCTGGCAAACGTTTGCGGCAAGGATGATGTGGTTTTCATTTATTATGCAGGGCATGGCGTCACACTTTGGAATTCTTATTCACCTAAAGATGGCAAAAATCAAGGGATACTTGCCTCTGATCTTTATTCTAAAACTTCATCCCTCATTAGGGATAATGATCTTAAAACCTTTGTCAACAAAATGATTGATAAAAAAGCTGTCGTCACTTTTATAAACGACTGCTGCTTTGCCGGGGGATTGACTAAGGCTGCTCCGATAAGAGAAATTGATACTGTAGGTAGAATGAGGTCTATCAGGTACGTCCATAAAGAGCACGAGGATGAGGAAGATAGAGAAATTGAAGAAGCGATGAAGGATACGCTTCTTTCAAGGGCTTTGCCTGCTACTAATGTGGATATAAAAGATAAAACAATTGTACAGCGTCCAGAGGATAAGAAGAATTCCAGGTTTTTATTTTTTGCAGCAGCTACAGATTATGAAGAAAGTAATGAGCGGCTAGATCTGAACAATATTCCGCATGGTGCTTTTACTGCGGCATTCATCCATGTTATGAAAAAGATGCCTGTGTCTGCTACTAGTACCGAAATCCTGAACAACATAAACAAGGAGTTGACACGCCAGTACATATTTGGCTTACAAAAGCCATTGATGTATGGTGATCCTAACCGCTATAACATGAATTTATTAGGAAGTAATCTTCCGGCGTTATCAAATAAAACATTGGTAAGTGTTACTGCAATCAATCAAAATCAAATAATCTTATCAGGTGGTGCATCGGCAGGTTTAGCCAGGGGAAATACTTTAGCCGGTACAGGTAGTAAAAAAGCCATCAAATTAAGAGTGGATGCACTGGCAGGTTTAACCGCCGCAAAAGCAACCATTACGTATGGAAGTGCTGCTTCAATAAAAGTGGGAGATCAGTTTGAAGTAACAGGCTGGCATACCGTAAGCCTTCCCCGGCTAAAGGTTTATTTGCCTGCTTCCCCTTCTTTACATGCCTTCAACAGGTTTGTTAGTCAGGTGATACAACCTGCAATTTATGATGAACAATACAAAGACTACAACCAGGTACCGGGTGATTACAGTTTTAATATTTACTTCTCTAAAGATAAATGGCAAAGCATACAACAGCAGCTGGCTCCAATTGACAGGGGTACCTATAAAGTGAAAAGTTATAAAACTATAAATGAATCAAAAGCGTCCTTTGCTGTTAATTCCATTGATTTTAAAAAACTGAAACAGGAAGTGAGTAAACTTGATTACTTCATCTATTTGCCTTTGCCTGCAGAAGTATCTGCCCGGCTCAAATCGAACCTGGCATCCAACCAAAATATTCAGTTTGTAAATAATCCCTCAGAAGCAGATGTAAGTTTTTATGCTACTGTAGAAAGAGCGACGGGCGGGCTGATATTCTTAGTGAGTAAGGAAATCATAGGTGAAAAATTTTTAGATGGAGGCCATATGCGCGAAAGACATAGCCACAGGATAGAAGGGTATAACATCAAACAGGATGCTGTAAATAAACTGGCTGTTGATCTGCAAAATCTTTTGCTTTTAAGCGCGAGCTACAAAGGATGGCTAAATGAATATGCCAGGAGTACAAATAGATAA
- the tsf gene encoding translation elongation factor Ts has product MSTATITAQDINKLRQATGAGMMDCRKALTETNGDFEAAIDWLRKQGQKVAAKRSDREAKEGVVIARTNFEHTAGIVVHISSETDFVSKNADFVAFATSIADAAIANDVKSAEELNDVTINGAKVSDMINDKLASIGEKIGVARFERLEAPYVASYIHGANRIGVLVAFNKTAEEAGKDVAMQIAAMNPLAVDPSAVPADVIERERAIVTEQIAADPKMAGKPAEMIAKIADGKLNSFFKDNTLAAQPYVKDNSKSVTDFLKSVDSELKVVDFRRVALG; this is encoded by the coding sequence ATGTCTACTGCAACTATTACTGCACAAGATATCAATAAACTTCGCCAGGCTACCGGCGCCGGTATGATGGATTGCCGTAAAGCACTTACTGAAACCAATGGCGATTTCGAAGCTGCTATCGACTGGCTGCGTAAGCAAGGTCAAAAAGTGGCTGCTAAGCGTAGCGATCGCGAAGCAAAAGAAGGTGTTGTAATTGCACGCACCAACTTCGAGCACACTGCAGGTATCGTAGTTCATATCTCTTCTGAAACTGATTTCGTAAGTAAGAACGCTGATTTCGTAGCTTTTGCTACCAGCATTGCTGATGCAGCTATTGCAAACGATGTAAAGAGCGCAGAAGAACTGAACGATGTAACCATCAATGGTGCTAAGGTTTCTGACATGATCAATGATAAACTGGCTTCTATCGGTGAAAAAATTGGTGTTGCTCGTTTTGAAAGATTGGAAGCTCCTTATGTTGCTTCATACATCCACGGTGCTAACCGTATTGGTGTACTGGTTGCTTTCAACAAAACTGCTGAAGAAGCTGGTAAAGATGTAGCAATGCAGATTGCTGCTATGAACCCGCTGGCTGTTGATCCAAGCGCAGTTCCTGCTGATGTTATCGAAAGAGAAAGAGCAATCGTTACTGAGCAGATAGCAGCTGATCCTAAGATGGCAGGTAAGCCAGCTGAAATGATTGCTAAAATTGCTGACGGTAAATTGAATTCATTCTTCAAAGACAATACACTGGCTGCACAGCCTTATGTAAAAGACAACAGCAAATCAGTTACTGACTTCCTGAAGAGCGTAGACAGTGAACTGAAAGTTGTAGATTTTAGAAGAGTAGCCCTTGGATAA
- the rplM gene encoding 50S ribosomal protein L13: protein MSKLHFTTKHANEATVQRNWYVVDGTNQTVGRVCAKIAAVLRGKNKAYYTPHVDTGDFVIVINCEKVKFTGNKLDEKVYLNFSGYPGGKKEEVAKDLQKRRPEVIVERAVKGMLPKNRLGRKMYKKLFVYAGPNHPHTAQQPKELKF from the coding sequence ATGAGCAAACTACATTTCACAACCAAACATGCGAACGAGGCTACCGTGCAGCGCAACTGGTACGTTGTAGACGGTACTAATCAAACCGTAGGTCGCGTATGTGCTAAAATCGCAGCAGTTCTTCGTGGTAAGAACAAAGCGTACTACACTCCACACGTTGATACTGGAGATTTCGTAATTGTAATCAACTGCGAAAAGGTAAAATTCACTGGAAACAAGCTGGATGAGAAAGTTTACCTGAACTTCTCTGGTTATCCAGGTGGTAAAAAAGAAGAAGTTGCTAAAGACCTTCAGAAGCGTCGCCCAGAGGTGATAGTAGAAAGAGCGGTAAAAGGTATGCTTCCTAAAAACAGGCTTGGCCGTAAGATGTACAAAAAGCTTTTTGTATATGCTGGTCCTAACCACCCGCACACTGCACAACAACCTAAGGAACTGAAGTTCTAA
- the rpsB gene encoding 30S ribosomal protein S2, with the protein MENNTSLQQQLLEAGVHFGHLKKKWNPKMLPYIFAEKKGIHIIDLNKTVEGLQEAAAAMKSIAKSGKKIMFVATKKQAKEIVTEAAQKINMPYVTERWLGGMLTNFNTVRKSVKKMQSIEKMLADGSAESLTKKERLTLTRDKEKMEKVLGGISQLGRAPAALFLVDIGHEHIALAEAKRLGITTFGMVDTNSDPNKVDFAIPANDDATKSVAIITNYIAAAIAEGLAERQANKDEDGSDDVDNDAEKRAARLQAEAEAEAGRGGRGGRGAGTNAGGGAGGAQKRRVPGGASRRPQGGGPR; encoded by the coding sequence ATGGAAAATAACACTTCACTACAACAGCAACTTCTGGAGGCCGGCGTACACTTTGGTCACCTGAAGAAGAAGTGGAACCCAAAGATGTTGCCTTACATCTTCGCTGAAAAGAAAGGTATTCACATCATCGACCTGAACAAGACTGTAGAAGGTCTTCAGGAAGCTGCTGCAGCTATGAAATCTATTGCTAAAAGCGGTAAGAAGATCATGTTTGTAGCTACTAAAAAGCAAGCTAAAGAAATTGTTACTGAAGCTGCTCAAAAGATCAACATGCCTTACGTTACTGAGCGTTGGTTAGGTGGTATGCTTACCAACTTCAACACCGTGCGTAAGAGCGTAAAGAAAATGCAGAGCATCGAAAAAATGCTTGCTGACGGAAGCGCAGAAAGCCTTACTAAAAAAGAGCGTCTGACACTTACCCGCGATAAAGAAAAGATGGAAAAAGTATTAGGTGGTATCAGCCAACTTGGCCGTGCCCCGGCTGCTTTGTTCCTGGTAGATATAGGTCACGAGCATATTGCGCTTGCTGAAGCTAAGCGTCTTGGCATCACTACTTTTGGTATGGTTGATACCAACAGCGATCCTAACAAAGTTGACTTTGCAATCCCTGCAAACGACGATGCTACCAAATCTGTAGCCATCATCACCAACTACATCGCTGCTGCTATTGCAGAAGGTCTTGCCGAAAGACAAGCAAACAAAGATGAAGACGGATCTGATGATGTAGACAACGATGCAGAAAAGCGTGCTGCTCGCCTGCAAGCTGAGGCAGAAGCTGAAGCTGGTCGTGGTGGTCGTGGTGGTCGTGGTGCCGGAACAAATGCTGGCGGTGGTGCCGGTGGTGCACAAAAGCGCCGTGTACCAGGTGGTGCAAGCCGTCGTCCACAAGGTGGCGGACCTAGATAA
- a CDS encoding DUF3037 domain-containing protein codes for MPAKHLFEYAVIRVVPRVEREEFMNVGVIVYCRDLKFLQIKYELKAERLRAFSAGIDLEELEHRLQAFFKICCGKPDGGPIGELPLASRFRWLAAARSTIVQVSPTHPGLTHDPQQALEKLYHQMVL; via the coding sequence ATGCCCGCCAAGCACTTATTTGAATATGCCGTGATACGGGTAGTGCCACGTGTGGAGCGTGAGGAGTTCATGAACGTGGGCGTGATCGTTTATTGCCGCGACCTCAAGTTCCTGCAGATAAAATATGAACTGAAGGCTGAACGTCTGCGTGCATTTTCTGCAGGTATAGACCTGGAAGAATTAGAGCATCGCCTGCAGGCATTCTTCAAAATCTGTTGCGGCAAACCCGATGGTGGTCCAATAGGTGAATTGCCTCTTGCTTCACGTTTTAGATGGTTGGCTGCGGCACGTAGTACCATTGTACAGGTATCTCCTACTCACCCGGGACTTACGCACGATCCGCAGCAGGCACTGGAGAAACTATATCATCAAATGGTTTTGTAG
- the rpsI gene encoding 30S ribosomal protein S9 has product MEKQKNAVGRRKEAVTRVFLSRGEGKITINDKDYKSYFPLVYLQNQVEQPLKAVEGADKFDIKINATGGGLKGQAEAAKLGIARALIETNPELRPTLKAAGLLKRDPRSVERKKPGKKKARKSFQFSKR; this is encoded by the coding sequence ATGGAAAAGCAAAAAAATGCCGTAGGTCGTCGTAAGGAAGCAGTTACCCGCGTATTCCTTAGCCGTGGCGAAGGCAAGATCACTATCAACGATAAAGACTACAAATCATACTTTCCACTGGTATACCTGCAAAACCAGGTAGAGCAGCCGCTGAAAGCTGTAGAAGGTGCTGACAAATTTGATATCAAGATAAATGCAACAGGTGGTGGTCTGAAAGGCCAGGCTGAAGCAGCAAAACTTGGTATTGCTCGTGCGCTTATCGAAACCAATCCTGAATTACGTCCTACTCTTAAAGCTGCCGGTTTACTTAAGCGTGACCCTCGTAGCGTAGAGCGTAAGAAGCCAGGTAAGAAGAAAGCAAGAAAGAGCTTCCAGTTCTCTAAGAGATAA
- a CDS encoding tetratricopeptide repeat protein yields the protein MYILKMAIAIVAVTVNCTIALSQRSETDSIRQLLKHEKNDSNRAILLYNLAALYQGSKPDSTLILAQDALILSRRIDFKQGEAQSLNQMANAFNWVGNYPKALELYIQSLKIVEQGNNPTSHAIALINIATVYLFQHEYRKALDYTFLADSILVENNLINHRKYTLLNLGDIYEKFNKLDSAMDFSNRAYAAAKSAGDDNLVGTALTNQANVCLKLETFDLALKNYRRAIPFLKETGDDDMLSENYLGLAKTFLALQAEDSARHYAQLSFAISNAAGFQRRLLETSTFLVNYYDSKQKIDSAYKYQQHLMAVKDSLHSIEKIKEGYLLTLSEQQRQKEIQELIIKEKYEWKQRLQYIGIGVLIPLLFIFTLYLRNKKVKPRYIEYLGLVSLLMFFEYITLLLHPVVVNLTNHVPLFELIVFSIIATLLTRSHHRVEHWFLARIGGKNHHAKTN from the coding sequence ATGTACATTCTTAAAATGGCAATAGCAATAGTAGCGGTAACAGTTAATTGCACTATAGCGCTAAGTCAACGTAGTGAAACAGACAGCATCCGGCAACTACTAAAGCATGAAAAGAATGATAGCAACCGCGCTATCCTCCTATATAACCTGGCAGCTTTATACCAAGGGAGCAAACCAGATTCAACACTGATCCTGGCGCAGGATGCATTGATATTGTCGAGGAGAATTGATTTCAAACAAGGCGAAGCTCAATCATTGAACCAAATGGCTAATGCTTTTAACTGGGTGGGCAACTACCCTAAAGCGCTGGAGCTGTACATTCAAAGCCTGAAGATAGTAGAACAGGGAAATAATCCCACCAGCCATGCCATTGCTCTAATAAATATTGCTACAGTTTACCTATTTCAACATGAATACCGAAAGGCACTTGATTATACTTTTTTGGCAGACTCAATACTTGTTGAAAACAACCTTATCAACCACCGTAAATATACCTTGTTGAATCTTGGTGACATCTACGAAAAGTTCAACAAGCTGGACTCTGCCATGGATTTTTCTAACAGGGCATATGCTGCAGCTAAATCTGCTGGAGATGATAACTTGGTAGGAACAGCGCTAACCAACCAGGCCAATGTTTGTTTGAAACTTGAAACATTTGATCTTGCATTAAAAAATTACAGGAGGGCGATTCCTTTTTTGAAAGAAACAGGTGATGATGATATGCTTAGTGAAAATTATCTTGGCTTAGCTAAAACCTTTCTTGCATTACAAGCTGAAGACTCTGCCCGACATTATGCTCAACTTTCATTTGCCATATCAAATGCAGCTGGCTTTCAGCGCAGGCTGCTCGAAACTTCCACTTTTTTGGTTAACTATTACGACAGTAAACAAAAAATAGACAGTGCTTATAAATACCAGCAACATCTAATGGCAGTTAAGGATTCCTTGCATAGTATAGAAAAAATAAAAGAAGGTTACCTGCTAACATTAAGTGAACAACAAAGACAAAAAGAAATACAAGAACTTATAATAAAAGAGAAATATGAGTGGAAACAAAGACTTCAATACATAGGTATTGGTGTGTTAATTCCGCTACTGTTCATTTTTACGCTTTACCTGCGCAATAAGAAAGTAAAGCCAAGATATATTGAATACCTTGGCCTTGTATCGCTGCTTATGTTTTTTGAATACATAACACTGCTATTGCACCCGGTAGTGGTTAATTTAACCAATCATGTACCGCTGTTTGAGCTTATTGTTTTTTCTATCATTGCTACTTTGCTTACGCGATCACATCACCGGGTAGAGCATTGGTTTCTTGCCAGGATTGGAGGCAAAAACCATCATGCAAAAACTAATTAA
- a CDS encoding glycosyltransferase, translating into MIPNIIHFILFGDRPFNHIHYVAIKSAYEVNYPTKIFFICEEEPNSRWFSKCIPFIELVKLRAPKTVFGRPLLHNAHKADVVRLERLIEYGGIYLDLDTICVRPFKDLLEHDCILGREYVIWEGKKYIKGLGNAVILAKRQSSFLVRWYETYKNFRSIGKDQYWAEQSVHVPELLSKIYWDEITVLDELAFFTPSYDAEELNMFFEGNHCYPNSYVHHLWESVSYESHLSNLSPSAILGSKSTYGLEAKKYIGPADISS; encoded by the coding sequence GTGATACCGAACATCATCCACTTCATTCTTTTTGGGGACAGGCCCTTCAATCATATTCACTATGTAGCTATTAAATCAGCTTATGAAGTAAATTACCCTACTAAGATTTTTTTTATTTGTGAGGAGGAGCCAAATTCAAGATGGTTTAGTAAATGCATTCCTTTCATAGAATTAGTAAAATTGAGAGCTCCGAAAACTGTGTTTGGTAGGCCATTGCTTCATAATGCTCATAAAGCCGACGTAGTAAGGCTTGAACGACTAATAGAGTATGGAGGAATTTATCTTGATCTTGATACTATTTGTGTACGACCTTTCAAAGATTTGTTGGAACATGACTGTATTTTAGGGAGAGAATATGTCATTTGGGAAGGTAAGAAGTATATAAAAGGTCTAGGCAATGCAGTCATTCTTGCTAAACGCCAATCAAGTTTTCTGGTTCGCTGGTATGAAACTTACAAAAATTTTCGTTCGATCGGAAAAGACCAATATTGGGCGGAACAGTCTGTTCATGTCCCAGAGCTGCTGTCGAAAATTTATTGGGATGAGATAACTGTCTTGGATGAACTTGCATTTTTCACACCAAGTTATGATGCGGAAGAGTTGAATATGTTTTTTGAAGGAAATCACTGCTATCCCAATTCTTATGTCCATCATTTATGGGAGAGCGTTTCGTATGAAAGTCATCTATCTAATTTGTCCCCATCCGCTATTCTAGGTTCAAAATCTACCTATGGCTTGGAAGCGAAAAAATATATCGGGCCAGCCGACATCTCTTCCTGA
- a CDS encoding HipA family kinase: MTAAPDIRTVDVTRYVTPLREGGSLPAIAEADDGFMYVIKFRGAGQGAKALIAELIGGEIARALGFKMPEIVFCNLDEAFGRTEPDEEIQDLLKASVGLNLGLHYLSGAITFDPVVNNVDPMLASKIVWLDSLLMNVDRTPRNTNMLMWNKELWLIDHGAALYFHHAWQNLEKQGRRPFPQVKDHVLLPLASQLDAVNDAFLPILPAKKIQAIVSVVPDEWLQDENGTAEEKRQVYVDFLVSRLAISSQIVKEAQDARQALI; the protein is encoded by the coding sequence ATGACAGCCGCACCTGATATACGAACCGTTGATGTTACCCGCTATGTAACACCCTTGCGTGAAGGTGGTTCGCTGCCGGCTATTGCCGAGGCAGATGATGGTTTCATGTATGTCATAAAGTTTCGTGGTGCGGGCCAGGGAGCTAAAGCACTAATAGCTGAATTAATAGGCGGTGAAATAGCAAGAGCACTGGGTTTTAAAATGCCGGAAATTGTTTTTTGCAATCTTGATGAAGCCTTTGGTCGTACAGAACCTGACGAGGAAATACAGGATCTGCTGAAGGCCAGCGTTGGTCTCAATCTCGGCCTTCATTATTTATCTGGCGCCATCACATTCGACCCTGTGGTGAATAATGTGGATCCGATGCTTGCTTCCAAAATAGTTTGGCTCGACAGCCTGCTGATGAATGTTGACCGTACGCCGCGTAATACCAATATGCTCATGTGGAACAAGGAGCTATGGCTGATAGATCATGGCGCCGCATTGTATTTTCACCATGCATGGCAAAATTTGGAGAAGCAGGGACGAAGACCGTTCCCGCAGGTAAAAGACCATGTGCTGCTGCCACTTGCTTCGCAGCTAGACGCGGTTAACGATGCTTTTCTACCTATTCTCCCGGCTAAAAAAATACAAGCTATTGTTTCTGTAGTGCCCGACGAATGGCTGCAGGATGAAAATGGAACTGCCGAAGAAAAGCGGCAAGTGTATGTTGATTTTCTTGTGTCTCGTCTAGCAATCTCCTCTCAAATTGTAAAAGAAGCCCAGGATGCCCGCCAAGCACTTATTTGA
- a CDS encoding caspase family protein, protein MKLFLLIPSLIGYLFVAAQNRHALIIGINNYYEKPGQLHSFSLKGCVNDAKSMKALLLHRFGFRESDIVMLLDEAATKDQIKTNFISLVNRVAKDDIVFVYYAGHGVTIRNTLSRTGQMTQGILASDFYSGTSSVIFDNELKRYYNAIIDKKGVLTVINDCCYSGGMAAGMACCFREMEEETSRSIYFTEAVEDTSDIDDTRALTDLNRDLRDATFVQPPAERPGSRFLFISAATDTQESKERNDLNNNRHGLFTTALVNVMKRNSASISGNALLRGVKEELDKQFVIGSQDPLMYGDINRFDKNLLGFPGAVPTNSTQLQVVEVKGKMVWLKNAIELGLHRGNKLRGLGSKQYITLVVEETANGKTAARVTAGNAAILKAGDEMKVVDWNSRSMPRLKIYLPVHSISLAEYNAIVKNVLQPALADPLFQDYESLGPHDVRYIYYHNGWKYWQAKEGDMVRGSTPPSTAINLSSFQQLKQAMKDKSYFIYLPLPSEVSKQLKQLLAGDQNIQFVTNPAEADMAIYSAYHNRENEMVFVVSVEVVGNRFEGSTHFREKLSHSEAAPLITANRVQPIAAALRQIILKRASFKGWLNDSRIFSSL, encoded by the coding sequence ATGAAATTGTTTCTACTCATCCCTTCGTTGATAGGATACTTATTTGTGGCTGCGCAAAACAGGCATGCCCTCATTATTGGCATCAACAATTATTATGAAAAGCCAGGACAGCTCCACTCTTTTAGCCTGAAAGGGTGTGTGAATGATGCAAAATCTATGAAGGCATTGTTACTGCACCGGTTTGGCTTCCGTGAAAGCGACATTGTTATGCTGCTCGACGAAGCAGCCACCAAAGACCAGATCAAAACTAACTTCATTTCCCTGGTAAACAGGGTTGCTAAAGACGACATTGTTTTCGTGTATTATGCTGGTCATGGCGTTACCATCCGCAATACTTTATCGCGCACTGGGCAAATGACCCAGGGCATTCTTGCGTCAGATTTTTACTCCGGTACATCATCTGTCATTTTCGACAATGAGCTGAAACGATACTACAATGCCATCATAGATAAAAAAGGTGTTCTAACCGTTATCAATGATTGTTGCTACAGTGGAGGTATGGCCGCCGGTATGGCTTGCTGCTTTAGGGAAATGGAAGAAGAGACAAGCAGGTCGATCTATTTTACGGAAGCGGTGGAAGATACAAGCGACATAGATGATACACGTGCGCTTACCGATCTTAACAGGGACCTGCGGGATGCCACGTTTGTTCAACCACCTGCTGAAAGACCCGGTTCACGCTTCTTATTTATTTCTGCCGCAACTGACACACAGGAAAGCAAAGAGCGGAACGATTTAAATAATAACCGCCATGGCCTTTTTACAACTGCATTGGTGAATGTGATGAAGCGTAACTCTGCTTCAATTTCTGGTAATGCTTTATTGAGAGGTGTAAAGGAAGAGTTGGACAAGCAGTTTGTAATCGGCTCGCAGGATCCTTTAATGTATGGAGACATCAACCGTTTCGACAAAAACTTATTAGGCTTTCCAGGTGCTGTACCAACTAACAGTACCCAATTGCAGGTAGTGGAAGTAAAGGGTAAGATGGTGTGGCTGAAAAATGCCATTGAACTAGGCCTTCACCGGGGTAATAAGTTGAGGGGCTTAGGCAGCAAGCAATATATCACCCTTGTGGTAGAGGAAACTGCAAATGGTAAAACCGCGGCAAGAGTAACGGCAGGGAATGCCGCAATATTGAAAGCAGGTGACGAAATGAAAGTGGTGGATTGGAATAGTCGGTCAATGCCAAGGTTGAAAATTTACCTGCCAGTTCATTCTATTTCGCTGGCTGAATACAATGCTATTGTAAAAAATGTGCTGCAACCTGCCCTGGCTGATCCGCTGTTCCAGGATTATGAAAGCTTAGGCCCTCATGATGTCAGGTATATCTACTATCACAACGGTTGGAAATATTGGCAAGCTAAAGAGGGAGACATGGTACGGGGAAGTACGCCTCCAAGCACTGCTATAAATCTTTCTTCATTCCAGCAACTGAAGCAAGCCATGAAAGATAAGTCCTACTTTATTTATCTGCCACTTCCCTCTGAGGTGTCAAAACAGCTAAAACAATTGCTAGCCGGAGATCAAAACATTCAATTTGTAACTAACCCTGCCGAGGCTGATATGGCTATCTATTCCGCTTACCACAACAGGGAAAACGAAATGGTTTTTGTGGTAAGTGTAGAAGTGGTAGGTAATCGCTTTGAAGGCAGCACCCATTTCCGGGAAAAATTAAGTCACTCTGAAGCAGCACCTCTGATAACTGCTAACCGGGTGCAACCTATTGCTGCAGCGCTCAGGCAAATAATACTAAAAAGAGCGAGTTTCAAGGGTTGGTTAAATGATTCCAGGATTTTTTCTTCCCTGTAG